Proteins from a genomic interval of Elusimicrobiota bacterium:
- a CDS encoding flippase: MDIHKVFKNTFAIGFSQIINKIILFVLTIFIARYLKEIGFGQYSLVLTLVGFFNLFTNFGLSTIALREVSKNYTSANRYFNNIFFLRIILGLLSYIFLFVSVKLLKYKPEIITATCIYGLTLFTNNIIDLVSYIFNAFEKMEYLAALTVSLNLLTLVLSIYILRIDYGLLGLVTVSVIAGFIVVFLGFFISRRHLYLDFKELNFGFAKGLIKNSTSLMLLGFIGLVYFRIDIVLLSKLKGIYEVGVYNVAYKLMDTFMIVSNSVVGATFPYMARYFHSSIKDFKKLINKLLLVLIFLGLIIATTISIFSKEIIFLFFGPAFVSSIPALKILIWTIPLIYINAVLVYTLIAANQQSQIIIVTGIVTIVNFLLNILLIPKYSYIGSSYITIISEFFVLLGYCYLVKNRVFLKHYE; the protein is encoded by the coding sequence ATGGATATTCACAAAGTTTTTAAGAATACCTTTGCAATAGGGTTCTCACAGATAATAAACAAAATTATTCTTTTTGTTTTAACCATTTTTATTGCACGCTATTTGAAAGAAATTGGATTCGGTCAGTATTCTCTGGTTTTGACTCTTGTGGGCTTTTTTAATTTATTCACAAATTTCGGATTAAGTACAATTGCCCTGCGGGAGGTCTCAAAAAATTACACTTCTGCAAACAGATATTTTAACAATATATTTTTTTTGAGAATTATCCTGGGATTGCTCTCATATATATTTTTATTTGTAAGTGTTAAGTTGCTCAAATACAAACCTGAAATTATTACTGCAACCTGCATATACGGTTTAACACTTTTTACAAATAATATAATTGATTTAGTATCCTATATTTTTAATGCTTTTGAAAAAATGGAATATTTGGCAGCACTTACGGTTTCTTTGAATTTATTGACTTTGGTATTGAGTATATACATATTAAGAATTGATTATGGCTTATTGGGTTTGGTTACTGTATCGGTGATTGCAGGATTTATAGTTGTCTTTTTAGGTTTTTTTATTTCCAGGCGACACTTATATTTGGATTTTAAGGAACTAAATTTCGGTTTTGCAAAAGGACTTATAAAAAACAGCACTTCTTTGATGCTTCTGGGTTTTATTGGACTGGTGTATTTTCGTATTGACATTGTGCTCCTTTCAAAATTAAAAGGGATTTATGAAGTGGGTGTCTATAATGTTGCCTATAAACTTATGGATACATTTATGATTGTATCAAACAGTGTTGTTGGTGCCACCTTCCCATATATGGCCCGTTATTTTCATTCATCAATAAAAGATTTTAAGAAACTGATTAACAAATTATTATTGGTACTGATATTTTTAGGTTTAATTATTGCAACAACAATATCTATTTTTTCCAAGGAGATAATATTTTTATTTTTTGGCCCGGCTTTTGTTTCTTCAATCCCTGCATTGAAAATTTTGATATGGACAATTCCACTGATATATATCAATGCAGTTTTGGTTTACACCTTAATTGCTGCAAATCAACAATCACAAATAATAATTGTTACAGGAATTGTTACCATAGTAAACTTTTTGTTAAACATATTGTTGATTCCTAAATACAGTTATATCGGTTCAAGTTATATAACAATTATTTCAGAATTTTTTGTGTTGTTGGGGTATTGTTATTTAGTGAAAAACCGGGTTTTTTTGAAACATTATGA
- a CDS encoding O-antigen ligase family protein — MGSGKISFNSIYYSFVFLFLSVFLIPFNILNIIVAGVPFHYVYIGGFSTLLVSVIYIQKPRLTVFNRWLIFVVFGFSLSLLTSVDRIDTVRILTGFITKGIFVAFISERILQNKTKTTVKILISCAVLIALLGIIEFFFGWNVYPKPVDYPSFVITSTVGNPLVLAAYLILFLPLSVWYWENKRNIITFLSFFVITVGSIISFSRSGWFALFFAGVVYCLKKNFLKIIIKNWVYLISFVVFLGLIFFLMPKDAKDFFNYKFNSKMFASKSFEHRLKSYITTKNILKDYPLFGVGFGNYPKVHEKYMVEGVHKETPTPDNIYLRFLCDNGIVGGSVFFVFIIFWLLKLWKKRDNQLVWAIFCGLVGFLINQFTADLFLWAAPQFAFWLLLGFAVGELKNGYSQSF; from the coding sequence ATGGGCAGTGGTAAAATATCGTTTAATTCAATTTATTATTCATTTGTTTTTTTGTTTTTGAGTGTTTTCTTAATCCCGTTTAATATCCTCAATATAATCGTTGCTGGTGTTCCCTTTCACTATGTTTATATCGGTGGTTTTTCAACGCTCCTTGTGAGTGTAATTTATATTCAAAAACCACGATTAACAGTTTTTAACAGATGGCTTATTTTTGTTGTGTTTGGATTTTCTTTAAGTTTGCTCACAAGTGTTGACCGTATTGATACTGTTCGTATATTGACAGGTTTTATTACAAAAGGTATTTTCGTCGCTTTTATATCAGAAAGGATTTTACAAAATAAAACAAAAACAACTGTTAAAATTTTAATTTCTTGTGCTGTACTGATTGCTCTATTGGGCATTATTGAATTCTTTTTTGGATGGAATGTTTATCCTAAACCTGTTGATTATCCCTCATTTGTTATAACTTCCACAGTAGGGAATCCACTGGTATTGGCTGCATATCTTATTTTGTTTTTGCCGTTATCCGTTTGGTATTGGGAAAATAAAAGAAACATTATTACATTTTTATCATTTTTTGTTATCACTGTTGGAAGTATTATTTCTTTTTCCCGAAGTGGTTGGTTCGCACTTTTTTTTGCTGGTGTTGTCTATTGTCTGAAAAAAAACTTTCTAAAAATTATTATTAAAAATTGGGTTTATCTGATTTCTTTTGTTGTGTTTTTAGGTCTGATATTTTTTTTGATGCCGAAAGATGCAAAAGATTTTTTTAACTATAAGTTCAACAGCAAAATGTTTGCTTCCAAGTCATTTGAACATCGCCTCAAATCATATATCACTACTAAAAACATTCTTAAGGACTATCCGCTTTTTGGTGTTGGATTTGGAAATTATCCCAAAGTGCATGAAAAATATATGGTAGAGGGTGTGCATAAAGAGACACCAACGCCGGATAATATATACCTGCGGTTTCTCTGTGATAACGGTATTGTGGGAGGTTCTGTATTTTTTGTTTTTATTATTTTCTGGCTATTAAAATTATGGAAAAAACGGGATAATCAATTGGTCTGGGCTATTTTCTGTGGACTTGTCGGTTTTCTGATAAATCAATTTACCGCTGATTTATTTTTGTGGGCTGCTCCCCAATTTGCTTTCTGGCTCTTGTTGGGTTTTGCAGTCGGTGAACTTAAAAATGGATATTCACAAAGTTTTTAA
- a CDS encoding glycosyltransferase: MKMKIAILGIRGIPAKYGGFETFAEQLSIRLVEKSHQVTVYGRSNIIKNYQTGSYYKGVKLVILPTISYKYLDTITHTFLSIIHSLFQFYDIILICNAANTIFSFIPRLFGCKVVINVDGIERRRKKWSLIGKLWYLISEMLCCVFPNEIVTDNSAIEKYYLRRYNKKSTVIPYGYNSEKILTTNILDRIGLNPREYILFVARLEPENNAHLVITAFRNVQTNKKLVIVGDAPYAKRYIDQLKKLAQDDNRIVFTGFVFGQGFKELQSNAYCYIHAGEVCGTSPALVEAMGYGNCIIVNGTAENKEVIGDSGIVYKMNDVEDLSMNLKKILQCNQDLLNQYRDNAKKRAIQYYSWETVTDKYESLFLQMLKK; this comes from the coding sequence ATGAAAATGAAAATCGCTATTCTGGGTATCAGAGGCATTCCTGCAAAATATGGCGGGTTTGAAACATTTGCCGAACAGTTATCAATAAGATTAGTTGAAAAAAGCCATCAGGTTACAGTTTACGGCAGAAGCAATATAATAAAGAATTATCAAACAGGTAGTTATTATAAAGGTGTAAAACTTGTAATTTTACCAACAATCTCGTATAAATATCTAGATACCATAACACATACCTTTCTCTCTATTATCCATTCACTATTTCAGTTCTATGATATAATTTTGATTTGTAATGCAGCCAATACTATTTTTTCGTTTATTCCAAGATTATTCGGCTGTAAAGTAGTAATTAATGTTGATGGTATAGAACGGCGACGAAAAAAATGGAGTTTAATAGGTAAATTATGGTATCTTATTTCTGAGATGTTATGTTGTGTGTTTCCTAATGAAATAGTTACAGATAATAGCGCGATAGAAAAGTACTATTTAAGAAGATATAATAAGAAATCAACAGTTATACCATATGGATATAACAGTGAAAAAATACTTACTACAAATATTCTGGATAGGATTGGACTTAACCCACGAGAATATATTCTTTTTGTTGCTCGGCTTGAGCCCGAAAATAACGCCCATTTGGTGATTACTGCTTTTCGGAATGTTCAAACAAACAAAAAACTTGTTATTGTTGGTGATGCCCCATATGCAAAAAGATATATAGACCAACTAAAAAAGTTAGCCCAAGATGACAACAGAATAGTTTTTACTGGCTTTGTTTTTGGACAGGGATTTAAAGAATTGCAATCAAATGCATATTGCTACATTCATGCAGGTGAAGTATGTGGGACTTCTCCTGCTTTGGTGGAAGCGATGGGGTATGGTAATTGTATTATTGTTAATGGTACTGCAGAAAATAAAGAAGTAATCGGGGATAGCGGGATTGTCTATAAAATGAATGATGTTGAGGATTTAAGTATGAATCTAAAGAAGATATTACAGTGTAATCAGGATTTGCTAAACCAGTACAGAGATAACGCCAAAAAGCGAGCGATACAGTATTATTCTTGGGAAACAGTTACTGATAAGTATGAAAGTCTGTTTCTTCAAATGCTGAAAAAATAA